ATCCTCACTGCCTGCCAGACACTATTTGTGGAGCCACCTTGGTGAAAACATTGGCCAGTTGGGCAGCTCCAGAGGAAATGTTCCATTGGTGCCCACATCTTGGCCCCAGGCGCCACTGTTCCTGTCTGGCTGCCCCTAACCCAAATCAGTCCCTGATATGCTGTTCTGCTGCCCACCAAAAGGCCACTCTGGCACTAGTGGCTCATAGAGGATCCCACCACCAGCGAGGGTGGGGTCTGAGCTACAGAAGGGCAAGCCCTGGCAGGCTCCATCCAATCAGGCAAAGTTTGGCTGCTGCCCAGGTGGATTCTGTCATCTTCTCCATGTCTGTGCCTTCTCCAACAGCCTAGGTTAAGGTGTGACATTCTCTAGTGACCAGACTGTCCTCTACCTTGTCTTGGCTCCCACCCAAACCTCCTGTCTGAAGCCTCTGTCTCAGGGTGATTTTCCAGTCCTAAGGAAGAGATCTGGCATCCCAGGGGTAGAAGGACTAAGTGAGAATGCACACAGGAGATGGGTCTGGGGACTAGAATGGGCAAAAGGCAGCCAGCAGTCTGGGGGACAGTGAAGCACACACAGCCCAGGCTTTCCTGTGGGTTGTCTAGTGCAAAGGGCTGACAATGGAGTGCTTGCCTTTGCTCCTTCATATGGCTCTGCAGCCTAGGGAGTCTTTGGTCCCCATGTCTTGACTTCCCTACTTAGGTAGAATGAACCTGAAAATGTCATGGCATGAGtgagtaagtgtgtgtgtgtgtgtgtgtgtgtgtgtgtgcgcgcgcgcgcacgcattggtgggggtgggggcagcacATCCACCAGGACCTCTGAGGGGTGTAGAGGTCTTCCTCAGGTATTTGCTCCCCCCtcactccccagccccccagtccACCTTAACACACAGGCCTTCCCCCACCAGGAACAGGGTCTCTTTGTGGGCCTGATTTGCCCAGAAACTCTGGAAGCCTTCTCAATAAACAAACCTTTCTTTATGGGATGGTAGGTTTACTGGAGACTGGGAAAAAcagcagaggaggggaggaaggccCCACCGGAAGAGGTGGGCACTGCTCACAGTGGGGGTTTGGGAGCACTACAGAGGCTCCTAAGAGGCCATTTGTGGGGCCAGGGTAGCCCCTCTCCTCTTAGATGCAGGAGTCCTGGGAGGGCAGCCAGATAAGGATGAGGGTGGGGATGTGACAAGAAGAGGGAGAGGTGGCAGAGCTCCTTGCCTTGAGATAGCCAGAGGGACAGGGAATTTGAGGAGAGGGGATGGTGCCCGGCTGTGGTCCTAGCTCCCAGCCTTCAGGGGGAGAAGAAGGAGCCCGGCAGAGCTCTGCAGTCAAGCACTCACCTTCTCCAAATTGGTGTTGTCCAGCCAGAGGGTCTCCAGGTACCTGCCGAAAGACTGGAAGGCGTTTTCTGGGATGCTCTTCAGGGGATTGTGGGACAGCTTCAGCTCCTCCACCACCCGCAGCTTGCTCAGGGCGGCGGAGGGGTAGCTGGATAGCTGGTTCTTGTCCAGATGGAACTTGGCGAGGTTCTCTACATCGTCCAGAGCTCCGGGCTGCAGAGAACTGAGCGCATTTTCTGACAGGTAGAGCCAGCGCAGGTCTTTGGCGCCCTGGAAGGCGCCTGTGCGCAGCTCACGGATCTTATTATTGTTGAGCTGCAAAATAAAGAGGTTGACTAGAGGGGACAGCAGCCCGCGGGGCAGCTCGGTCACCTTGTTGTGGTCCAGGTAGAGGTAGGTGAGCTCAGTCAGGTCGTCGAAGGCGCCCGCACGAAGCACTCGGATGTCGTTGTGGGACAGGTACAGGTAGATGAGCTGCTTGAGGCCGCGGAAGGCGCCGGCGGCTACCTCGCGGATCTGACAGTGCTGCAGGTGCAGCGACACGAGGTTCGGCATGGCCCGAAACGAGTTAGCAGCCAACACCGGGAAGTTGTTGCGCTGTAGGTTGAGCAGCTTGGTCTTCTCTGACACCTTGGGGATCTTCTGCAACCCCACTTTGTCACAGATGACATGCTGCAGGTCTCCGTGGCAGTGGCAGTTCTGGGGGCAGGCTTCCAGGGCCGGCAGAAGGCTGGCCAGAATGCCGAGGCTGAGTAAGAGCATCGCGCGGGCCATGGCCAGGATGCCTGGAGCCCGGGCTAGGGTCAGCGACGGCCAGGTGCGGGCAGCGGCAAGTTCTGGGCGCTCGGGTCTCCCGCCCTATTTATACGGTGGCCCTAACCGCAGCCAGCGGCCTGAGCCAGCTACTACGTGGAGCATCGAGGCCACTGGACTTAACTCCCTCGCGCCCAGAGATGCTCCCCCGCCCTCCATGGCGAGAGGGCCAGGGGCCCTTCCCCCACCTGGCGACCAAGACTATACCCCTCAGTCTGAGACCTTTGCTGCCTGCTCTCAGATGAGATGCCCTTTCTCCCCCTACCTCCTTTccctgggctttttttttgggggggagggtgatCATGGGTGTGTCTAGAGCCCCAAGTTTACACCGGAGAGGAGGCGTTCCCCGAACTTATTTGTTTGCTCAAATTTGAATCTCCACGTCTCCCCCACCCAATGCACACTCGGCGGGGTGCCCTGAACCCGGGGAGAGAGGAAGCGGGCTGGACAGCGGGACGCGTCTCGCCGTGGTCGGCAACCCGGCGGCGCTTTAATGGGACTCTTGTGCTGCGCCAGCCGAGCGTGAGAGCCCTTCTGGCGTCGGGCTCCCCCTTCTGGCTAGACACTCCAGAGCCGACCCTAAGGAGTTCCTTCATCCTTGGGCTCCTCCCTGACTCTTCTCTTCTAGTCCTAGGCTTGCGATTCTGACCCGCGCACCCACCCTTTTTCTAGGGCTGAAGGCTAAGCAGAGAAGTGGGAACTTGGGGGCGGAGGCGTGGGAAGTGACCCACAAAACTGGCAAAACATTCGGAGACCACAGGCCCCGGGACAAACACAGTCGTACCATCCCCCTCCTAGATCTCCCCCAAAGTATACCCATCTCCCAGTGGTCAAGACCCACCCCTGAGGGGTCTCAGGGTGGCAGCCGAGTGGCGCCAAGGTGTACTTGGCAGAGGCCACGTCTGGGCAGTGGCCCCAGGACTGTGAGGATGGTTGAGGTGGGGTCAGGATCAGCCCTGGCCAGTTCAGGCGCAAGATGCACAAGGTTGTGGGCAGCCCTCCCCAGCTGGGTCAGGTCTCTGTGTGCCCACTTGCCAGCCACCGTGTCCGGATTCCTGTGGACAGGGGAGGGTGAGCAGGAAGGTCATAGCTCTGGTCCCAGGTAAGCTCTGGGCTGCCTGGCAGGAGATATTGTCCATTTTGAGGGGTAAGGGAGGAACTAGATCCCAGCTGTGCCAGAGCCACACCAGCTGATACAGGGGGATGGGGGACCACAGGTAAAGATCTAGTAGAATACAGGGTAGTCTGGAACATTCTCTGATGGTATTTAGGCTGGCTTCTGATTTTTCTGATGCTCAGGATGTTCCAACCACTGAAAGagcaggggtggggctgggggttgtgTGTGCCACAGGCTTTTTTAAATCCCTGCTctggttgtattttattttgatgaaagtaAATTTACAGGAAATTCTGCAGAGCTCTGGGGCACCCACCCCAAGGTCAGGCACTTGTCCCAGGTTTTGGGGGTGGGTTGCATCTGTGCCACTTCTAGCTGGCCAAGGTGGACTGGCTTTCTCATCAAGTTTATGGGGCCTTTGGTTTGGAAGGAAGGAATAGAGGATGTTGTGGCCTGAAATCAGGAAGGTGGGGCTAAGGCAGCATGTGGATGGGGGAAAGAAGTCTAGGATGTTGGTAACGCCAGGAGCCACAGACAGACATGTGACTGCTCTAAGGAAGCAGGACTGAGAGCCCTGGCTAGGACAGAATGGCTTCCCAGGACTCAGTTTTATTTCAGATCTGGGACCCCTGCAGAGATCAATGTCTCTGCCCCCTTCCCGGGCCCCTATCAACCAATGATGTCTCATTTCCTACTATTCACCTGCCCTGAGTAGCTCACCCATCCCTCTGTAATTGCTGAGCTCCCGTCAAACCCCCTTTCTGGACCCTCTAGGTTGTTTATGGAACTACAGAGAACAGTCCTGTGACCTTCATGAACTTCCCTGAGGACACTCTGGAGCAGAAGGCAGAGAGTGTGGGCAGAGTTATGCCTCACACAGAGGTGAGCCCCCGACCAAGACCCTCAGATCTCAACTTCCACCACTCGGGGACATTTATTGCTTTCCATTAGAGGTCCCAACAGTTCCCAGAAGATGCTGAAAGCCCCTAGAAGCAGGATCTTTGCTGGGCCTGGCCAAGGCTCTCTGTGGGCTGAAAGGGGAAGAGCTGGGagagaggccctgagcagctgCCAGCTGCCTCCCTTCCTGTCTGAGGTGTGTTTTTGCCAAGCCCACTGTCTGCTTCAGGGCAGCCAGGGAAGCCTCAAAGAGGAGCCAGAGCACAGAGATTTTTCCTACCTAGCTCTTTTTCCCCCGTTGACTCTTGCCTCTCGCTTTGGTGGAGTTGCTCTTCTGACTGGGTGTAGACGGTTTCCCAAGCAGCCTATCTCTCTGGGGGTCCCTTGCATCCCAGACACTGTCCGGAGCTCATCTCAATTTCAAAATCCCAGCCATGATTCCTTTGCCATACCAGTTTCTCTGTCCCTGTGGGGTTACTGTTAGGGGCTCCATGCAGCTGCTTCCCTTGGAACTCACCTCTCCTCTGGTGCATTTCCTCTCTCCTACCCTCCCAACTGGAGCAGTCCCATGGGAAGTGAGTATGCAGGAATATGAGCCCCTCCCATATCTGACAGCCTCACTGCCACCCCCACTGGGATACCCAACTGGAAGGTAGACTGGAACTGACATATTTATGGCCATATTTGGATGCACAAACCGAGACACACTGGCTGtggctcctttttctttcttttcttttctttctttctttcttctttttttttttttttttggtacaggggattgaacccaggaactcttaaccactgaaccacatccccagccctttttatttttttgagacaaggtcttgctaatttacttagggcctcactaaggtgctgaggctagtcttgggttttccatcctcctgcctcagtctcctgagttgctgggattgtagacatgtgccaccgcgcctggctgTGTGTGGTTCCTTTTGTACTAGGCTTTCAGACTGCCCCTCCAGATCACATGGCACTGCCACACCACCCTCCTTGGCTTCTTTATTTGGTGCTTAACAGGAAGTCAGAGGAGACTCCCTTCCCTTCTGCAGTTTATAATTCTTCAGCTGGCCTGGCCCTCCACAAGcttccttccctgcctcctcttccctcagcccCCCTGGCCTTGGCCTTGACTGATCTTTCATGCCCAGCTCAGGTCTCTGACTGGTGATGAGTCTACTCtggcctctctcccttccctgggcTGTGATGGGCAGAGCCAGGGGACTTCATTATTGGGTGAAGGGAGGCAAAGCTTTCCCCATCCCTGAGGGCTGCCAGTCCTGGAACGAGTGGGCAGGTGGCCCCAGCCTGAAGTTGACCTGTCCCAGGCCCGGATCGTGAATGTGAATACGGGGGAGCTGGCCGAGCTGAACACGCCCGGGGAGCTGTGCATCCGAGGGTACTGCGTCATGCAGGGATACTGGGGAGAGCCTCAGAAGACCTTTGAAGCAGTTGGGCAGGACAAGTGGTA
This window of the Ictidomys tridecemlineatus isolate mIctTri1 chromosome 3, mIctTri1.hap1, whole genome shotgun sequence genome carries:
- the Chad gene encoding chondroadherin yields the protein MARAMLLLSLGILASLLPALEACPQNCHCHGDLQHVICDKVGLQKIPKVSEKTKLLNLQRNNFPVLAANSFRAMPNLVSLHLQHCQIREVAAGAFRGLKQLIYLYLSHNDIRVLRAGAFDDLTELTYLYLDHNKVTELPRGLLSPLVNLFILQLNNNKIRELRTGAFQGAKDLRWLYLSENALSSLQPGALDDVENLAKFHLDKNQLSSYPSAALSKLRVVEELKLSHNPLKSIPENAFQSFGRYLETLWLDNTNLEKFSDGAFLGVTTLKHVHLENNRLNQLPSNFPFDNLETLTLTNNPWKCTCQLRGLRRWLEAKASRPDATCASPAKFKGQHIRDTDAFRSCKFPTKRSKKAGRH